The proteins below are encoded in one region of Pseudomonas entomophila L48:
- the ppk2 gene encoding polyphosphate kinase 2, which translates to MAKAEGKKRKGDDGKRLGRKAYESELKRLHVELVKLQQWVVEKGLKVCIVFEGRDGAGKGGTIKAITERVSPRVFRVVALPAPTEREKTQIYAQRYLTHLPAAGEVVIFDRSWYNRAGVERVMGFCSDEQAQKFLTVVPMFERMMVESGIILIKYWLEVSAEEQARRLQDRIDDGRKLWKLSPMDVKSYTRWDDYTRARDEMFAASDSSWAPWYMARSEDKRKARLNIISHFLQQISYKDLSQAHKVTLPKRGKIGKYKAAPYPFKMVAQRF; encoded by the coding sequence ATGGCCAAGGCCGAGGGCAAGAAACGCAAGGGTGACGACGGCAAGCGGTTGGGGCGCAAGGCGTATGAAAGCGAGCTCAAGCGCCTGCATGTGGAACTGGTGAAGCTGCAGCAGTGGGTGGTGGAGAAGGGCCTGAAGGTATGCATCGTCTTCGAAGGCCGCGATGGCGCCGGCAAGGGCGGCACGATCAAGGCCATCACCGAGCGGGTCAGCCCGCGGGTGTTCCGGGTGGTGGCGCTGCCGGCGCCGACCGAACGGGAGAAGACCCAGATCTACGCCCAGCGCTACCTCACCCACCTGCCGGCCGCCGGCGAAGTGGTGATCTTCGACCGCAGCTGGTACAACCGCGCCGGCGTCGAGCGGGTGATGGGCTTTTGCAGCGACGAGCAGGCGCAGAAGTTTCTCACCGTGGTGCCGATGTTCGAACGGATGATGGTCGAGTCGGGGATCATCCTGATCAAGTACTGGCTGGAAGTCAGCGCCGAGGAGCAGGCGCGGCGCCTGCAGGACCGCATCGACGATGGCCGCAAGCTGTGGAAGCTGTCGCCGATGGACGTGAAGTCCTATACCCGCTGGGATGACTACACCCGCGCCCGCGACGAGATGTTCGCCGCCTCGGACTCCTCCTGGGCGCCGTGGTACATGGCGCGCTCGGAAGACAAGCGCAAGGCGCGACTGAACATTATCAGTCACTTCCTGCAGCAGATCTCTTACAAGGATTTAAGCCAGGCGCACAAGGTCACGCTGCCCAAGCGCGGCAAGATCGGCAAGTACAAGGCTGCGCCTTATCCGTTCAAGATGGTCGCGCAGCGGTTCTGA
- a CDS encoding ribonuclease Z: MDLQFLGTSSGVPTKARNVSATAVIEATGHGWYLVDCGEGTQHQLLRSPLSMRDLRAIFITHVHGDHCFGLPGLLASAGMSGRKAPLPLIMPTALHDWVRQGLAASDTYLPFELQLQALETFDGFTCGNIQVGKVELSHRVPSYGFVFDEQDPEPRLDTARLQADGVPAGPLWGQLARGMTVEHEGRQLDPQHYLQPQRPPQRIIVCGDNDRPELLAELAKGVDVLVHESTFTEPVVERAQATFGHSTAAAVARFAEAAQVPNLVLTHFSARYQGAGAARGSSIEDVREEALAHYRGNLVLAQDLQRYHLARDGRLVEVL, encoded by the coding sequence ATGGACCTGCAGTTTCTGGGCACCTCCTCCGGTGTGCCCACCAAGGCCCGCAATGTAAGCGCAACCGCCGTCATCGAAGCCACCGGCCACGGCTGGTACCTGGTCGATTGCGGCGAGGGCACCCAGCACCAGTTGCTGCGCAGCCCGCTGTCGATGCGCGACCTGCGCGCGATCTTCATCACCCATGTCCATGGCGACCACTGCTTCGGCCTGCCGGGGCTGCTGGCCAGCGCGGGCATGTCCGGGCGCAAGGCGCCGCTGCCACTGATCATGCCCACCGCCCTGCACGACTGGGTGCGCCAGGGCCTGGCGGCCAGCGACACCTACCTGCCGTTCGAGCTGCAACTGCAGGCCCTCGAAACGTTCGACGGTTTTACCTGCGGCAATATCCAGGTCGGCAAGGTCGAACTGTCCCATCGGGTGCCGTCCTACGGTTTCGTGTTCGATGAACAGGACCCCGAGCCACGGCTGGACACCGCGCGCCTGCAGGCCGACGGCGTGCCGGCCGGGCCGCTGTGGGGTCAGCTGGCCCGTGGCATGACGGTGGAGCATGAAGGACGCCAACTGGATCCTCAGCACTACCTCCAGCCCCAGCGCCCGCCACAGCGCATCATCGTCTGTGGCGACAACGACCGCCCGGAGTTGCTGGCCGAGCTGGCCAAAGGCGTGGACGTGCTGGTGCACGAGTCGACCTTTACCGAGCCTGTGGTCGAGCGCGCCCAGGCCACCTTCGGCCACAGCACCGCCGCCGCGGTGGCGCGGTTTGCCGAAGCGGCGCAGGTGCCGAACCTGGTGCTGACCCATTTCAGCGCGCGGTATCAGGGCGCTGGCGCGGCACGTGGCAGCTCGATCGAGGATGTACGCGAAGAAGCGTTGGCGCATTACCGCGGCAATCTGGTTCTGGCGCAGGATCTGCAGCGCTATCACTTGGCGCGTGATGGCCGGTTGGTCGAGGTCTTGTAG
- the ahr gene encoding NADPH-dependent aldehyde reductase Ahr, translated as MSNPTFTGWAATAPGAPLQPYRYDPGPLPDDEVEIAVEYCGVCHSDQSMIDNEWGLSRYPFIPGHEVVGRIVRTGAQVSGLDAGQRVGVGWYKGSCMHCASCMAGSHNLCGSVRPTIIGANGGFADHIRAHWAWAVPLPDTLDPALAGPLFCAGSTVFNPILAYDVKPIHRVGVVGIGGLGHLAVRLLNAWGCEVTAFTSSLAKQAEAQALGAHKVVASTDSAALEAIAGTLDFLLVTANANLDWTAMIGTLGARGRVNFVGVVPSAIPVHVFNLMPQQKSLSASPVGSPANMATLLAFCARHQVLPQVEQFPMSQVNQAIDHLRSGKARYRIVLDASR; from the coding sequence ATGAGCAATCCCACGTTCACCGGTTGGGCCGCCACCGCGCCCGGCGCGCCGCTGCAACCTTACCGCTACGATCCGGGCCCGTTGCCCGACGACGAGGTGGAGATCGCCGTCGAGTACTGCGGCGTGTGCCACTCCGACCAGTCGATGATCGACAACGAGTGGGGCCTGAGCCGCTACCCGTTCATTCCCGGCCATGAAGTGGTGGGCCGCATCGTGCGCACTGGCGCGCAGGTCAGCGGGCTCGACGCCGGCCAGCGGGTGGGCGTGGGCTGGTACAAGGGCAGTTGCATGCACTGCGCGTCGTGCATGGCCGGCTCGCACAACCTGTGCGGCTCGGTGCGCCCGACGATCATCGGCGCCAACGGCGGTTTCGCCGACCACATCCGCGCCCACTGGGCCTGGGCCGTGCCGCTGCCCGACACGCTCGACCCGGCCCTGGCCGGCCCGCTGTTCTGCGCGGGCTCCACGGTGTTCAACCCGATCCTGGCCTATGACGTCAAACCCATCCACCGGGTTGGCGTGGTCGGCATCGGCGGGCTCGGTCACCTGGCCGTGCGCCTGCTCAACGCCTGGGGCTGCGAGGTGACCGCCTTCACCTCATCGCTGGCCAAGCAAGCCGAGGCCCAGGCGCTGGGCGCGCACAAGGTGGTGGCGTCCACCGACAGTGCGGCGCTCGAGGCGATCGCCGGCACCCTGGACTTCCTGCTGGTCACCGCCAACGCCAACCTGGACTGGACGGCGATGATCGGCACCTTGGGCGCACGTGGCCGGGTCAACTTCGTCGGGGTGGTGCCCAGCGCCATACCGGTGCATGTGTTCAACCTGATGCCGCAGCAGAAGAGCCTGTCCGCCTCGCCCGTGGGCTCGCCCGCGAACATGGCCACGCTGCTGGCGTTCTGCGCCCGTCACCAGGTGCTGCCGCAGGTCGAGCAGTTCCCCATGAGCCAGGTCAACCAGGCCATCGACCACCTGCGCAGCGGCAAGGCGCGCTACCGGATAGTCTTGGACGCCAGCCGCTGA
- a CDS encoding transporter — MLNTTTPHHEADLHGLLYAYVFRPGLPGRELDAAQATTRLLAPDHSDEFLWLHLNLAHAACERWMKSNLDLPETFFETLREGSRSTRIEHVDSALLAVINDLVFSFGLVSSDVSTLWACARSRLLVSARLQPLHSVDELRSSVKRGECFGSTVELLVHLVRDQSDLLTQVVRETTLKVDRIEDQLLSLRLSDNRAELSSLRRVLVRLQRLLALEPGSLLRLLNRPPEWLGEQDIRQLRASTEEFSVIINDLTSLGERIKLLQEEIAAKLTEENNRTLFTLTVVTVLALPINIIAGFFGMNVGGVPLADDPHGFWVLVALVVTFTVIAGRWAFRKRGDY; from the coding sequence ATGCTCAACACCACCACGCCCCACCATGAAGCGGACCTGCACGGCCTGCTCTACGCCTATGTATTCCGCCCCGGCCTGCCGGGCCGCGAGCTCGACGCGGCGCAAGCGACGACGCGCCTGCTCGCGCCCGACCACAGCGACGAGTTCCTCTGGTTGCACCTTAACCTCGCCCACGCCGCCTGCGAGCGCTGGATGAAGAGCAACCTCGACCTGCCGGAAACCTTTTTCGAGACCCTGCGCGAAGGGTCGCGCTCCACGCGCATCGAGCACGTCGATTCGGCCTTGCTGGCGGTGATCAACGACTTGGTGTTCAGCTTCGGCCTGGTATCGTCCGATGTATCGACACTCTGGGCCTGCGCACGCAGCCGGCTGCTGGTCAGCGCCCGGCTGCAGCCGTTGCATTCGGTGGACGAGTTGCGCTCTTCGGTGAAGCGCGGGGAGTGCTTCGGCTCCACGGTGGAACTGTTGGTGCATCTGGTCCGCGACCAGAGCGACCTGCTGACCCAGGTGGTGCGTGAAACCACCCTGAAGGTCGACCGCATCGAAGACCAGCTGCTATCGCTGCGCCTGAGCGACAACCGTGCCGAGCTCAGCAGCCTGCGCCGCGTGCTGGTGCGCCTGCAGCGCCTGCTGGCCCTGGAGCCCGGTTCGTTGCTGCGCCTGCTCAACCGCCCGCCCGAGTGGCTGGGCGAGCAGGATATCCGCCAGTTGCGGGCCTCCACCGAGGAGTTCTCGGTGATCATCAACGACCTGACCAGCCTGGGCGAGCGGATCAAGCTGCTGCAGGAAGAGATCGCCGCCAAGCTCACCGAGGAGAACAACCGCACGTTGTTCACCCTGACCGTGGTGACGGTACTGGCCCTGCCGATCAACATCATCGCCGGCTTCTTCGGCATGAACGTCGGTGGCGTGCCGCTGGCGGACGACCCTCACGGTTTCTGGGTGCTGGTGGCGCTGGTGGTGACCTTCACGGTAATTGCAGGGCGCTGGGCGTTTCGCAAGCGCGGGGACTACTGA
- a CDS encoding phosphatase PAP2 family protein, with product MPFTPRSRFYLNNLGLPLLLSALVFMLFDLTSLDRWLSNLLLDPATGQFVFQHNAWFEKATHKWPRILPDWTGELAVIGLLLSLLWPLLRRYAPATRAVEGIRVAPLLRFTADHRRDFLYVVVAFALCTGVIHYLKSHTGVYCPVETTLYGGSEAHLEWYQQFTWLDKAGPGRCWPGGHASSGFTLLALYFVALRHRWPHARKLLLAILVVGFIYGTTRVLQGWHYMSHTFWAGIFVWLTSWGTALVFYGRPALQASAAAEVSSPRACETPSALQLP from the coding sequence ATGCCATTCACACCGCGTTCTCGTTTCTACCTGAACAACCTCGGCCTGCCGCTGCTACTGTCGGCGCTGGTGTTCATGCTGTTCGACCTGACCAGCCTGGACCGCTGGCTCAGCAACCTGTTGCTGGATCCGGCGACCGGCCAGTTCGTCTTCCAGCACAATGCCTGGTTCGAGAAAGCCACCCACAAGTGGCCGCGGATTCTCCCTGACTGGACCGGCGAACTGGCCGTCATCGGCCTGCTGCTGTCATTGCTGTGGCCGTTGTTGCGCCGCTACGCGCCAGCGACCCGCGCCGTCGAAGGCATCCGCGTCGCACCGCTGCTGCGCTTCACTGCCGATCACCGGCGCGACTTCCTGTATGTCGTGGTGGCCTTCGCCCTGTGCACTGGCGTCATCCACTACCTCAAGAGCCACACTGGCGTGTACTGCCCCGTGGAAACCACCCTGTACGGGGGCAGCGAGGCGCATCTGGAGTGGTACCAGCAATTCACCTGGCTGGACAAGGCCGGGCCTGGCCGCTGCTGGCCGGGCGGCCACGCTTCCAGTGGTTTCACCTTGCTGGCCCTGTACTTCGTCGCCCTGCGCCACCGCTGGCCCCACGCCCGCAAGCTGTTGCTGGCAATCCTGGTGGTCGGCTTCATCTATGGCACCACCCGGGTATTGCAGGGCTGGCACTACATGTCCCACACCTTCTGGGCCGGGATCTTCGTCTGGCTGACCAGCTGGGGCACGGCGCTGGTGTTCTACGGCCGGCCCGCGCTGCAGGCGTCGGCCGCCGCCGAGGTCAGTAGTCCCCGCGCTTGCGAAACGCCCAGCGCCCTGCAATTACCGTGA
- a CDS encoding histidine phosphatase family protein, with product MLQGTLDKTATLKTPKVFRWSSLALVVVGLCALLALVAATRWATSTQVADLRSAQQMRSQGVYGEWAAGSMLVLVRHAERCDRSRAACLNDPTGITVAGSQAAEGVGAGLRQLGLDSADLLASPEVRTQQTAAFMFAKPIATQEWLAQCDQEFSQAAFAHKRAGHNLVLVTHSGCIDQLERTLGVAGGERSSSYASALFVTLGSNGKARILGQMNATQWRKLEVGKGA from the coding sequence ATGTTGCAGGGCACCCTCGATAAAACCGCCACGCTGAAAACACCCAAGGTGTTCCGCTGGTCCTCCCTGGCACTTGTCGTGGTCGGCTTGTGTGCGTTGCTGGCACTGGTGGCGGCGACCCGCTGGGCAACTTCCACGCAGGTCGCCGACCTGCGCAGCGCGCAGCAGATGCGCAGCCAGGGTGTGTACGGCGAATGGGCAGCGGGTTCGATGCTCGTCCTGGTGCGCCATGCCGAGCGTTGCGACCGCTCCCGTGCGGCCTGCCTGAACGACCCCACCGGTATCACCGTTGCCGGCAGCCAGGCCGCCGAAGGGGTCGGCGCTGGCCTGCGCCAGCTGGGCCTGGACAGCGCCGACCTGCTCGCCAGCCCCGAGGTGCGCACCCAACAGACAGCCGCCTTCATGTTTGCCAAGCCCATTGCCACCCAGGAATGGCTGGCGCAATGTGACCAGGAATTCAGCCAGGCGGCCTTCGCCCACAAGCGTGCCGGCCACAACCTGGTGCTGGTCACCCACAGCGGTTGCATCGACCAGCTCGAACGCACGTTGGGGGTCGCTGGCGGCGAACGTTCGAGCAGCTACGCCAGCGCCCTGTTCGTCACCCTGGGCAGCAATGGCAAGGCCCGGATCCTTGGCCAGATGAACGCCACCCAGTGGCGCAAGCTCGAAGTCGGCAAGGGAGCCTGA
- the hflK gene encoding protease modulator HflK — MSVNLDTADLDLEGMPRFQQSLGQARRLVLLSHCTLLGAGLLWLLAFLVGLFAPVSHWTVLLAVNAAALMLLGAVAQSVWTPVSWRAEALGERPAQLAFWRAQAPEDEPPANAYERWLARIGDAWRKQLQRVGHDALRLAALALLALVVLAGAWRLDLPAPALAGQPGWVAMAVFGAIAFGLLVFERHLMATAASDWPEAGALAAVVRLVIAVQVLSIPCLVFADGLRLWPARLAVLIAILPGLLALELLLRAVLSVFRPQRPREEPTLVANSLTAGLLQWPPRPLAFLQGELQQRLGIDLRQVWAFGFMRRALLPVAGLVALVGWLLTGVVQVPMNGRGVYERFGAPVAVYPPGLHVGLPWPLGRVLAVDNGTLHELATSGDAGLADPLSDAEGPPPVSANRLWDAAHVAENAQVIAGSDGGRQSFQIVNMDVRFIYRIGLDDASAIAATYHTRDVAQLVRSIANRVLVHDFANRSLDGLLGAQREALGRDIGNAVQADLDRLDSGVQILATAVEAIHPPAGAANAYHGVQAAQIGAQALVAEERGQAARQAALARQNAAVQTDKASADAHEITARAQAQDIAFKAESAAWRQAGQAFILEQYLARLSQGLAAGNALIIDHRLTAAQAPTLDLRTFASPVDPTTSRPQQERAH, encoded by the coding sequence ATGAGCGTCAATCTGGACACCGCGGACCTGGACCTGGAGGGCATGCCACGCTTCCAGCAATCGCTCGGCCAGGCGCGCCGCCTGGTACTGCTCAGCCACTGCACCTTGCTGGGCGCGGGCCTGTTGTGGTTGCTGGCTTTCCTGGTCGGGTTGTTCGCACCTGTCAGCCACTGGACCGTGCTGCTGGCCGTCAACGCTGCGGCGCTCATGCTGCTCGGCGCGGTGGCGCAGTCCGTGTGGACGCCGGTCAGTTGGCGGGCCGAGGCCCTGGGCGAGCGGCCGGCGCAACTGGCGTTCTGGCGCGCCCAGGCACCCGAGGACGAGCCACCGGCGAATGCTTATGAACGTTGGCTGGCGCGTATCGGTGATGCCTGGCGCAAGCAGTTGCAGCGGGTCGGCCATGATGCCTTGCGCCTGGCGGCCCTGGCGTTGCTCGCCCTGGTCGTGCTAGCGGGTGCCTGGCGTCTCGACCTGCCGGCGCCGGCGCTGGCGGGGCAACCTGGCTGGGTCGCGATGGCAGTGTTCGGTGCCATCGCTTTCGGCTTGCTGGTGTTCGAGCGTCACCTGATGGCGACCGCTGCGTCGGACTGGCCGGAGGCCGGCGCCCTGGCTGCGGTGGTGCGGCTGGTCATCGCCGTCCAGGTGCTGTCCATTCCCTGCCTGGTGTTCGCCGACGGCCTGCGCCTGTGGCCAGCGCGGTTGGCGGTGCTGATCGCCATCCTGCCCGGCCTGCTGGCCCTGGAACTGTTGCTTCGGGCCGTGCTATCGGTGTTCCGCCCACAGCGCCCGCGCGAGGAGCCGACGTTGGTGGCGAACAGCCTGACGGCCGGACTGCTGCAGTGGCCACCACGGCCTCTGGCGTTCCTCCAGGGCGAATTGCAGCAACGCCTGGGTATCGACCTGCGGCAGGTCTGGGCATTCGGCTTCATGCGCCGGGCCTTGCTGCCGGTGGCTGGGCTGGTGGCGCTGGTGGGGTGGCTGCTGACGGGCGTGGTGCAGGTGCCGATGAACGGCCGCGGGGTGTACGAGCGCTTTGGCGCCCCCGTGGCAGTCTATCCGCCCGGGCTGCATGTAGGCTTGCCCTGGCCGTTGGGGCGGGTACTGGCGGTGGACAACGGCACGCTCCATGAACTGGCCACCTCGGGTGACGCCGGGTTGGCCGACCCGCTGAGCGATGCCGAAGGGCCACCGCCTGTCAGCGCCAACCGCCTGTGGGATGCCGCCCACGTTGCCGAAAACGCCCAGGTCATCGCGGGCAGTGACGGCGGCCGGCAGAGCTTCCAGATCGTCAACATGGACGTTCGCTTCATTTATCGCATCGGCCTGGACGATGCCTCGGCAATCGCCGCCACCTATCACACCCGCGATGTCGCGCAACTGGTGCGCAGCATTGCCAACCGGGTGCTGGTCCACGATTTCGCCAATCGCTCGCTGGACGGGCTGCTGGGCGCGCAGCGCGAAGCCCTTGGGCGGGACATCGGCAACGCCGTGCAAGCTGACCTCGACCGTCTGGACAGCGGCGTGCAAATACTCGCCACGGCGGTGGAGGCGATCCACCCACCGGCCGGCGCGGCCAACGCCTATCACGGCGTGCAGGCGGCGCAGATCGGCGCCCAGGCGTTGGTCGCCGAGGAGCGTGGCCAGGCCGCCCGGCAGGCGGCCCTGGCCCGGCAAAACGCCGCTGTGCAGACCGACAAGGCCAGCGCCGATGCCCACGAAATCACCGCCAGGGCACAGGCCCAGGACATCGCCTTCAAGGCCGAAAGCGCGGCCTGGCGCCAGGCCGGCCAGGCCTTCATCCTCGAGCAGTACCTGGCGCGCCTGAGCCAGGGGCTGGCCGCCGGCAATGCCTTGATCATCGACCACCGGTTGACCGCGGCCCAGGCCCCGACCCTGGACTTGCGCACATTCGCCTCGCCGGTCGACCCGACCACTTCCAGACCTCAGCAGGAGCGCGCCCATTGA
- the hflC gene encoding protease modulator HflC: MPPAKGARWRVLAALLLVLVLATAACFVQVRVGEATVITRFGNPSRVLIEPGLAWRWPLPFENAVPVDLRLRTTSSGLQDVGTRDGLRIIVQAYIAWQVAADPQSIQRFMRAVQNQPDEAARQIRTLVGSALETSASGFELADLVNVDASQVRIDAFEQRLQAQIEQQLAQTYGIKVVQVGIERLTLPKVTLEATVERMRAERETIATERTAEGKRKAAEIRSAAERDARILEADANVKAAQVQAQAQVEAAQVYGKAYASAPELYKLLRSLDTLGTVVTPGTRLVLRTDVAPFRALVDGPPVPSSTGNGAGHGHD; this comes from the coding sequence ATGCCACCGGCGAAGGGTGCGCGCTGGCGGGTGCTTGCCGCTTTACTGCTGGTGCTGGTACTGGCCACGGCGGCGTGCTTCGTCCAGGTCCGGGTGGGCGAAGCCACGGTCATCACCCGTTTCGGCAACCCGTCGCGGGTGCTGATCGAGCCTGGGCTGGCCTGGCGCTGGCCCTTGCCGTTCGAGAACGCGGTGCCGGTCGACCTGCGCCTGCGCACCACTTCCAGCGGCCTGCAGGATGTCGGCACCCGCGATGGCCTGCGGATCATCGTGCAGGCTTATATCGCCTGGCAGGTCGCCGCCGACCCGCAGAGCATCCAGCGCTTCATGCGCGCGGTGCAGAACCAGCCCGACGAAGCGGCGCGGCAGATCCGCACCCTGGTGGGCTCGGCGTTGGAAACCAGTGCCAGCGGCTTCGAGCTGGCGGATCTGGTCAATGTCGATGCCAGCCAGGTGCGGATCGACGCCTTCGAGCAGCGCCTGCAGGCGCAGATCGAGCAGCAACTGGCGCAGACCTACGGCATCAAGGTGGTGCAGGTGGGTATCGAGCGGCTCACGTTGCCCAAGGTGACCCTCGAAGCCACGGTCGAGCGCATGCGCGCCGAGCGCGAGACCATTGCTACCGAACGTACCGCCGAAGGCAAGCGCAAGGCCGCCGAGATCCGCTCGGCGGCGGAGCGTGATGCGCGCATCCTCGAAGCCGACGCCAACGTCAAGGCGGCGCAGGTCCAGGCCCAGGCCCAGGTCGAGGCCGCGCAGGTCTACGGCAAGGCCTACGCCAGTGCGCCGGAGCTGTACAAACTGCTGCGCTCGCTCGACACGTTGGGCACGGTCGTCACCCCCGGCACGCGCCTGGTGCTGCGCACCGACGTGGCGCCATTCCGCGCCCTGGTCGATGGGCCACCCGTGCCTTCGAGCACTGGCAATGGGGCAGGGCACGGCCATGACTAG
- the hflK gene encoding protease modulator HflK, translating to MTSPGRMDATDNPWLQSARIGFIALYGVTLVAALGWLFGNVREVGPDSRAVVLRLGAEQRIQEAGLLLAWPRPFEQVLMLPSADRVSERRVELLLRSELALKSDKNGTLASDATAGSGYLLTGDAGIVQLDVRVFYKVNAPYAFTRQGAHLEPALDRLVERNAVQVCASRDMDTILVARPELVGADAQVAERRERLRGDLQRGINRSLAALKAAGTDLGIEVVRVDVQSSLPLSAVGAFNAVLTASQQAEKEVAQARNEAARQLQQATQAADHTVQVAQAQARERLARANADTATIAGLAQQQDPGLMLRLYRERMPAILSRAGAVTTVNPEDSGHLILEGPKP from the coding sequence ATGACTAGCCCCGGTCGGATGGATGCCACCGACAACCCCTGGCTGCAATCGGCGCGCATCGGCTTCATCGCCTTGTACGGGGTGACCCTGGTCGCGGCGCTGGGCTGGTTGTTCGGCAATGTTCGCGAAGTGGGGCCCGACAGCCGAGCGGTGGTACTGCGGTTGGGTGCCGAGCAACGTATCCAGGAGGCCGGCTTGCTGCTGGCCTGGCCGCGCCCGTTCGAACAGGTGCTGATGCTGCCCTCGGCCGACCGGGTCAGCGAACGCCGGGTCGAGCTGCTGCTGCGTTCGGAACTGGCGCTGAAGTCGGACAAGAACGGCACCCTGGCCAGCGACGCCACGGCCGGCTCCGGCTACCTGCTGACCGGCGACGCCGGCATCGTGCAGCTGGACGTGCGGGTGTTCTACAAGGTCAATGCGCCCTATGCCTTCACCCGCCAGGGCGCGCACCTGGAGCCGGCGCTGGACCGTCTGGTCGAGCGCAATGCCGTGCAGGTCTGCGCCTCCCGCGACATGGACACGATCCTGGTGGCGCGCCCGGAACTGGTCGGCGCCGACGCCCAGGTCGCCGAGCGCCGCGAACGCCTGCGCGGCGACCTGCAGCGCGGCATCAACCGCAGCCTCGCCGCGCTCAAGGCGGCCGGCACCGACCTGGGCATCGAGGTGGTGCGGGTCGATGTGCAGTCTTCGCTGCCGTTGTCGGCGGTGGGGGCGTTCAATGCGGTGCTCACTGCCAGCCAGCAAGCCGAGAAAGAAGTGGCGCAGGCGCGCAACGAGGCTGCCCGGCAACTGCAGCAGGCCACCCAGGCCGCCGATCACACCGTGCAGGTTGCCCAGGCCCAGGCCCGCGAGCGTTTGGCCCGGGCCAATGCCGATACCGCCACCATCGCCGGCCTGGCGCAGCAGCAAGACCCTGGGCTGATGCTGCGCCTGTACCGGGAACGCATGCCGGCGATCCTGTCCCGGGCCGGGGCCGTCACCACGGTCAACCCCGAGGACAGCGGGCACCTGATCCTCGAGGGCCCCAAGCCATGA